The sequence CGTTTTAAACGCGAACATACGACTTCTTCATCGCTAAACCCAGGAATTTGGATTAATGTCAAACCGTCCAAATTTTGATTAGTCACTTTTAAAGAAATATTATGTAAACTTTCTTTTTCTTGACCGCTCTCAGCATTAAAACGAGCGGCTTCATCGTCCACTTTAACTTTAAAAAACAAGCGGATTAACCACATTGCAAGCAAAATACCGCAAATACCGAATGGATAAGCCATTGCATAAGACATCCCCATAGTTACAGTGGTTTGAGGTACCCCTAATTCTGCCAGAATTTGCTGTCCAGCCCCCAACGCAGGCGTATTGGTGACAGCACCAGAATAAATACCTAAGGCAATATCAAGTGGAACATCTGTAATTTTATGTACAAGAACCACCGCAACAGAACCCAGTAAAACAATCAAAATAGCAAAGGCATTTAGCTTTAAACCAGATTTTCGTAAAGAAGAAAAAAAGCCCGGCCCAACCTGAATACCAATAGTGTAAACAAATAAAATTAGACCAAATTCTTGCACAAAATGCAGCGTATGCGCATCCAGTTTCAAGCCATATTGACTAGTAAAATGGGCAACAATAATGCCGCCAAACAGCACACCACCTATGCCAAGTCCAACCCCACGAATCTTCCAATGCCCGATCCATAAACCGATTACGGCAACAAGGGCAAGAAGACTAATCGTGATTGCAATATCACTCATATTGACCCCTTAAAAATGAAATTTAACTCCTTCGGATTATATCCAAGTTGTTTTTTGAAAACCTTAACCAAACTCAAAAAATGATACGTTCGTCACATTTTTTCTTGCGAAATTGAACATAGACTCTACAATACCGAAAATTTTTGACCTTTTACAAAAAGTGCGGTTATTTTTCACCGCACTTTTATCTCGGATGGAATATTTATGGATTACGGCCAAGAAGCCATTACTTCTCTTATTTGGATTTTACAAACGCTAGCCATCACCTCTGTCGTCTTTAGTTTTGGCATTTTTCTTTTGGTGCGTTTTACCCAATGGGGAAAACAATTTTGGATGTTTGCAGGTGGCTATCTTTCACCTAAACGTAGCATAAAACCGATCCTATTCTTTCTACTTATTGTTGCGATGACATTACTCAGCGTACGTATCAGTCTTGTACATTCTGAGTGGTACAAAAATATGTACACATCATTGCAAGAATTTAATGAACATGTATTTTGGCAACAAATGGGCTTGTTCTGCGTCATTGCCGCAAGCTCTGTTTCAGCAGCATTAGTAAGCTATTATTTAGAGCAACGTTTCGTCATCAACTGGATTGAGTGGCTTAACGAACAGCTTGTTGATAAATGGATGGCACATCGCGCCTATTACAAAACACAGTATTTATCAGAAAATCTAGATAACCCCGATCAACGTATTCAACAAGATGTCCAATCTTATGTAAAAACCACGCTTTCTTTAAGCACTGGAGTCATTGATGCGGTCACCTCGATGATCTCTTACACGATTTTGTTATGGGGATTAGCCGGTCCAATGATGATACTTGGCGTGGAAATTCCACATATGATGGTGTTCTTAGTATTTGGCTATGTCATTTTCACTACCCTCATTGCATTTTGGCTCGGTCGTCCATTAATCTCTTTGAATTTTATTAATGAACGCTTAAACGCAAACTATCGTTATTCTTTAATTCGCATAAAAGAATATGCCGAAAGTATTGCTTTTTATGCAGGTGAAAAGGTAGAAAAAAATCAGCTTTATCAACAATTCAATGCTGTCATCCATAACATGTGGGTCATAGTATTTAGAACGCTAAAATTTTCAGGATTTAACTTAGTCGTAAGCCAGGTTTCTGTTGTTTTCCCATTGTTAATTCAAGTTGGACGTTACTTTGAAAAACAAATAAAACTCGGTGATTTAATGCAAACTTTACAAGTATTTGGAAAATTGCACAGTAATCTTTCATTTTTCCGTAATACTTACGATAGTTTTGCTGGATATAAAGCAACGCTCGATCGTTTAACCGGTTTCAGCTATGCCATTGAAATGGTGAATCATGAATCGCAAACACAAATCCACAATCACCCCACAGATGTGATTTTCAAAAACTTAAGTATTAAAAATCCATTAGGCCACACACTGGTAGAAAATCTCAATATTACGCTACCACAAGGAAGTAGTTTACTCATTCAAGGAAAATCTGGTGCAGGGAAAACGACACTTTTACGAACAATCGCTGGGC comes from Haemophilus haemolyticus and encodes:
- a CDS encoding ABC transporter ATP-binding protein/permease → MDYGQEAITSLIWILQTLAITSVVFSFGIFLLVRFTQWGKQFWMFAGGYLSPKRSIKPILFFLLIVAMTLLSVRISLVHSEWYKNMYTSLQEFNEHVFWQQMGLFCVIAASSVSAALVSYYLEQRFVINWIEWLNEQLVDKWMAHRAYYKTQYLSENLDNPDQRIQQDVQSYVKTTLSLSTGVIDAVTSMISYTILLWGLAGPMMILGVEIPHMMVFLVFGYVIFTTLIAFWLGRPLISLNFINERLNANYRYSLIRIKEYAESIAFYAGEKVEKNQLYQQFNAVIHNMWVIVFRTLKFSGFNLVVSQVSVVFPLLIQVGRYFEKQIKLGDLMQTLQVFGKLHSNLSFFRNTYDSFAGYKATLDRLTGFSYAIEMVNHESQTQIHNHPTDVIFKNLSIKNPLGHTLVENLNITLPQGSSLLIQGKSGAGKTTLLRTIAGLWSYAEGEVICPINSQLFLSQKPYLPQGNLISALTYPNKPDNISHTQAVEILNKVQLGHLAEQLEKEQDWTRILSLGEQQRLAFARLILHKPAVAFLDEATASMDEGLEFAMYQLLKQELPKTTLISVGHRSTLKALHQQQLILQDKGQWQLM